Proteins from one Plasmodium cynomolgi strain B DNA, chromosome 10, whole genome shotgun sequence genomic window:
- a CDS encoding hypothetical protein (putative): MNDELYDSSKLWNHKSETNGEVTYPTSTAQKNSVTDTNSTSTTRCNGLSKLGKNNRVYYKIYHVIFNLRWAFKGSSCICKSRFLELLFIIIYLIHFQKQPHSNVESYEMDKILSGKGYHQEEVHWQSVIMLEKPSRICRRILFKNRLKKHKDNSLKNSRILAEKRSLKNVKTSNKIDFSNLNNNYEPYTIPKDDETRVIYESGDSKSLSYYTYLSINKNEENKNRDF; encoded by the exons ATGAATGATGAACTTTATGACTCTTCTAAATTATGGAATCATAAGAGTGAAACGAATGGGGAAGTAACGTACCCAACTTCCACCGCGCAGAAGAACAGCGTAACTGATACAAACTCAACTTCTACCACTAGATGTAACGGTCTATCCAAATTAGGAAAGAATAATCGAGTAtactataaaatatatcatgtAATTTTCAATTTACGTTGGGCATTCAAAGGATCATCATGCATATGCAAATCAAGATTCCTGGagctcctttttattatcatttatttaatCCACTTTCAa AAACAACCCCATTCCAATGTTGAGAGCTACGAAATggataaaatattatcaGGGAAAGGGTACCACCAGGAAGAAGTACACTGGCAAAGTGTTATAATGTTAGAAAAACCGAGTCGAATATGTAGAAGAATACTCTTCAAGAATCGActaaaaaaacacaaagaCAACTCGCTTAAAAATAGCCGAATTTtagcagaaaaaagaagtttaaaaaatgttaaaacatcaaataaaatagaTTTTTCGAACTTAAATAATAACTACGAACCATATACAATTCCGAAAGATGATGAAACCAGAGTCATCTATGAATCTGGGGACTCCAAAAGTTTGTCCTATTACACATATCTTTCAATTAATAAGAacgaagaaaacaaaaacaggGACTTTTGA